A stretch of Cytophagales bacterium DNA encodes these proteins:
- the hemL gene encoding glutamate-1-semialdehyde 2,1-aminomutase, whose translation MDHSKSKALFDKAQLVIPGGVNSPVRAFNAVGGNPLFIKSAKGAYLYDEDGHAYIDMINSWGPMILGHAHEAVEKAVFDAVKDSPSFGAPGRREVEIAELIVDMVPSVEKVRMVNSGTEATMSAVRVARGFTGRDKFIKFEGCYHGHGDSFLIAAGSGAITMGTPDSPGVTSGTAKDTLLAPFNDLEAVKALVANNKDEVAAIIVEPVGGNMGCVLPEPGFLEGLRELCTKEGIVLIFDEVMTGFRLSKGGAQERLGVIPDMTTLGKIIGGGLPVGAYGGKKEIMDYVSPAGPVYQAGTLSGNPVAMAAGLAILSTLNEDTSIYTQLDEITGKIVSGIEAILKQYSLPYTTNHIGSMYTLFFTDQKVIDFESAKSTDTERFGKYFRSMLEQGVYLAPSQYEALFISTAIGEEEMKKIISATEVALKG comes from the coding sequence ATGGATCATTCGAAGAGTAAAGCGCTTTTTGACAAGGCGCAGTTGGTGATACCCGGTGGGGTCAATTCGCCAGTACGCGCATTTAACGCCGTAGGCGGTAATCCGCTATTCATCAAATCGGCCAAAGGTGCCTATCTCTATGATGAAGATGGTCATGCATATATTGATATGATCAATTCCTGGGGGCCGATGATCCTGGGACATGCACATGAAGCAGTTGAAAAAGCGGTATTTGATGCCGTAAAAGACAGCCCATCCTTCGGGGCGCCTGGTAGGAGAGAAGTGGAGATTGCTGAACTGATTGTGGACATGGTCCCTTCAGTTGAAAAGGTAAGAATGGTCAACTCTGGTACAGAGGCCACTATGTCAGCAGTTCGTGTGGCAAGAGGATTTACCGGAAGAGATAAATTCATCAAATTCGAAGGCTGCTATCATGGTCATGGTGATTCGTTTTTGATTGCTGCAGGAAGCGGGGCGATTACCATGGGAACGCCTGATAGCCCTGGAGTTACTTCAGGAACAGCGAAGGATACCTTGTTGGCCCCTTTCAATGATTTAGAAGCCGTAAAAGCGCTTGTGGCTAATAACAAAGATGAAGTGGCCGCAATCATCGTGGAGCCGGTAGGAGGTAACATGGGATGCGTATTGCCAGAACCCGGATTTTTGGAAGGTTTGCGTGAGCTATGTACGAAGGAAGGGATCGTGCTCATTTTTGATGAAGTCATGACTGGATTTCGTTTGTCAAAAGGCGGCGCTCAGGAAAGACTAGGAGTGATTCCCGACATGACAACTCTGGGAAAGATCATCGGCGGAGGCTTGCCTGTAGGAGCTTACGGAGGCAAGAAGGAGATCATGGATTACGTTTCACCAGCAGGTCCGGTTTATCAGGCAGGAACACTTTCTGGAAATCCAGTAGCCATGGCCGCCGGTTTGGCCATCTTGTCTACACTCAATGAGGACACCTCCATTTACACCCAATTAGATGAGATTACAGGCAAAATTGTTTCGGGAATCGAAGCTATTTTGAAGCAATACAGTTTGCCTTATACGACCAATCACATCGGTAGTATGTATACCCTGTTCTTTACCGATCAGAAAGTGATTGATTTTGAATCAGCGAAAAGCACAGATACTGAGCGGTTTGGAAAGTACTTCCGGTCCATGTTGGAGCAAGGAGTGTATTTGGCCCCCTCTCAATACGAAGCGTTGTTCATTTCTACGGCCATTGGCGAGGAAGAAATGAAGAAGATCATTAGTGCTACGGAAGTAGCATTGAAAGGCTAA
- a CDS encoding glucosidase, with translation MSKEKERLAEECEDTPWKIWGPYLSERQWATVREDYTEHGNAWEGVIHDHARSKAYRWGEDGIGGFSNTDQRICFSWAFWNGKDPILKERLFGLTGSEGNHGEDVKELYYYLDSTPTHSYMKMLYKYPMMEYPYAQLVDENTKRSHKDREYELIDTGIFDDDKYFDIFLEYAKNTPTDCLFRATAHNRYNETADLFILPTVWFRNTWSSRRDPVRPRLFLKDSQTIQVDHHLLGTYYMYLSEEVEEVVFTDNETNRERLYGIKNTATYFKDAFHEYLINEEKVINDKQFGTKSAGIYRLKVKPNAPTEVKVRLSNQPLVDPFGDFDQIFQSRLDEADEFYGQIQQKVTHKELCNIQRQAFAGMMWSKQFYYYNMQNWLHGDPGRHDPPANRKHGRNKDWEHLFNYHIISMPDKWEYPWYAAWDLAFHCLPIARIDPEFAKNQLLLLLNERYQHPNGQIPAYEWNFSDVNPPVHAWAVLRVYQIDKEMSGKADLDFLQKCFHKLIINFTWWVNRKDEDGNNLFEGGFLGLDNIGVFDRNHQIFENSRLEQADSTSWMAMFALNMLKISLDLAMEYPVYQDMSIKFFEHFLYISAAMNDVGQNHIDLWDDEDEFYYDIIRRPDAQDQQMKVRSMVGLIPLYAVEILDGEAYARLPEFRKKLDLLLKERQHLSKLVSRWGEEGKNHNRLLSIVRIHRMKRILERMLDTEEFLSPYGIRALSKYHEKHPYEFPLKDEVLRVAYLPGESDSSFFGGNSNWRGPVWFPVNYLLLESMSRFDQFYGEGFTIEYPTGSGEKKTLQEIAHQVCWRMFEIFLPNKEGNRPLYADQKKFQEDPHFKDYILFYEYFHADSGEGLGAAHQTGWTGLVAEMIHRYYN, from the coding sequence ATGTCCAAAGAGAAAGAAAGATTAGCAGAAGAATGTGAGGATACCCCTTGGAAGATTTGGGGGCCTTATCTTTCAGAAAGGCAGTGGGCCACCGTTCGAGAAGACTATACGGAACATGGCAATGCCTGGGAAGGAGTGATCCATGACCATGCCCGCAGTAAGGCTTACCGATGGGGTGAAGACGGTATTGGTGGATTCAGCAACACGGATCAGCGCATCTGTTTTTCGTGGGCTTTCTGGAATGGCAAAGATCCCATTCTGAAAGAGCGCTTGTTCGGACTGACAGGTTCGGAGGGCAATCATGGCGAGGATGTAAAGGAGCTGTACTATTATCTCGACAGTACACCTACGCATTCTTACATGAAGATGCTTTACAAGTATCCTATGATGGAATATCCCTATGCGCAACTGGTGGATGAGAACACCAAACGCTCGCATAAAGACAGGGAATATGAATTGATCGACACGGGGATTTTCGATGACGACAAGTACTTCGATATCTTTCTGGAATACGCCAAAAATACCCCTACCGATTGCCTTTTTCGTGCAACAGCACACAATCGATATAACGAAACGGCAGATCTTTTTATCTTACCAACCGTGTGGTTTCGAAATACCTGGTCATCTCGCCGGGATCCGGTCCGGCCACGCCTATTTCTAAAAGACTCACAAACCATTCAGGTGGATCATCATTTATTGGGGACATATTACATGTACTTAAGTGAAGAAGTCGAGGAAGTGGTATTCACTGACAATGAGACCAATCGAGAGCGGCTTTACGGCATCAAAAACACAGCTACTTATTTCAAAGATGCTTTCCATGAATACCTGATCAATGAGGAAAAGGTGATCAATGACAAGCAATTTGGTACCAAATCGGCAGGGATCTACCGACTCAAGGTAAAGCCTAATGCACCAACGGAAGTCAAGGTCCGACTCAGCAATCAACCTCTCGTAGACCCATTTGGTGATTTTGATCAAATCTTTCAGAGTCGTCTGGATGAAGCCGATGAATTTTATGGACAGATTCAACAGAAAGTAACTCACAAAGAGCTTTGCAACATCCAACGTCAAGCTTTCGCTGGCATGATGTGGAGCAAACAGTTCTATTATTACAACATGCAAAACTGGTTGCATGGTGATCCCGGAAGACATGATCCTCCGGCCAATCGCAAGCATGGTCGTAACAAGGATTGGGAACATCTGTTCAACTACCACATCATCTCCATGCCAGATAAATGGGAATACCCCTGGTATGCTGCGTGGGACCTGGCTTTTCATTGTTTGCCCATTGCCAGGATCGATCCGGAATTTGCCAAAAATCAACTGCTTTTACTGCTCAATGAACGTTACCAGCATCCAAATGGACAGATCCCGGCTTATGAATGGAACTTTAGCGATGTAAACCCTCCGGTACATGCATGGGCCGTATTACGCGTCTATCAGATCGATAAGGAAATGTCCGGCAAAGCAGACCTGGACTTTCTACAGAAGTGCTTTCACAAACTGATCATCAACTTCACCTGGTGGGTGAATCGCAAAGATGAAGACGGTAACAACCTCTTCGAAGGTGGATTTCTTGGACTGGATAATATTGGGGTCTTTGATCGCAATCACCAGATCTTCGAAAACTCCCGGCTGGAGCAGGCAGACAGTACGAGTTGGATGGCCATGTTCGCCTTGAATATGCTGAAGATCTCCCTGGACCTGGCCATGGAATACCCGGTGTATCAGGACATGTCGATCAAGTTTTTTGAGCACTTCCTCTACATCTCGGCAGCGATGAACGATGTAGGACAAAATCACATTGATCTGTGGGATGATGAGGACGAGTTCTACTACGACATCATACGCAGACCGGATGCTCAAGACCAGCAAATGAAGGTGAGATCAATGGTAGGTCTGATCCCTTTGTACGCGGTAGAAATCCTCGATGGCGAAGCTTATGCCAGGCTACCGGAGTTCAGAAAGAAGCTTGACTTACTACTCAAAGAACGACAACACTTGTCGAAATTGGTGTCACGCTGGGGCGAAGAGGGAAAAAACCACAACCGCCTATTAAGTATCGTTCGGATCCATCGCATGAAACGAATCCTGGAACGCATGCTGGATACTGAAGAGTTCCTATCGCCTTATGGCATTCGTGCGCTATCTAAATACCATGAAAAGCACCCGTATGAATTCCCTTTGAAAGACGAGGTATTACGTGTAGCTTATTTGCCCGGTGAATCCGACAGCTCATTCTTTGGCGGAAACTCCAACTGGCGAGGACCGGTATGGTTCCCTGTGAATTACCTGTTGCTGGAATCCATGTCAAGATTCGATCAGTTTTATGGAGAAGGATTCACCATTGAATACCCGACCGGATCGGGAGAAAAGAAAACACTTCAGGAAATTGCGCATCAAGTTTGTTGGCGAATGTTTGAGATATTTTTGCCCAACAAGGAAGGGAACCGGCCGCTCTATGCGGATCAAAAGAAATTTCAGGAAGATCCACATTTCAAAGATTACATACTCTTTTACGAATATTTCCATGCGGATTCCGGTGAAGGCCTGGGAGCAGCCCACCAAACAGGCTGGACTGGTTTAGTGGCTGAAATGATCCATCGATACTATAACTGA
- the guaA gene encoding glutamine-hydrolyzing GMP synthase yields MLEKVLILDFGSQYTQLIARRVRELNVYCEIHPFSNFPDPDDSVKGVILSGSPCSVLEDQAPDIDRQRLGSLPVLGVCYGAQLLAHKAGGRVARSAHREYGRSSIEVNGSNELFEGIDNDSQVWMSHGDTITNLPSNFTTIAHTKDIPVAAYHIEGEPTYGIQFHPEVTHSVQGKQLLHNFVVGICGANQTWTPAQFVESTVQELKEQLGEDKVVMGLSGGVDSSVAAELIHKAIGANLFCIFVDNGLLRKNEFEDVLESYQQMGLNVKGVDAKDRFYSALAGLTDPEDKRKAIGRTFIEVFDEEAHRIQEVKWLGQGTIYPDIIESVSVGGPSVTIKSHHNVGGLPERMKLKVVEPLKTLFKDGVRRVGRSLEIPDNILGRHPFPGPGLGIRILGDITADKVQILQEVDHIFINGLKEEGLYDDVWQAGAMLLPVQSVGVMGDERTYERVVALRAVSSLDGMTADWCHLPYDFLGRVSNKIINQVKGINRVVYDISSKPPATIEWE; encoded by the coding sequence ATGTTAGAAAAAGTTCTGATCCTGGATTTCGGCTCGCAATATACGCAGCTTATTGCCAGAAGAGTACGCGAACTCAATGTTTATTGCGAGATACATCCATTCAGTAATTTTCCAGACCCTGACGATTCCGTCAAAGGTGTAATACTGAGCGGAAGTCCTTGTTCTGTATTGGAGGATCAGGCACCAGATATCGATAGGCAACGCCTTGGAAGCCTTCCGGTACTGGGTGTTTGTTACGGAGCACAATTATTGGCTCATAAGGCCGGAGGTAGGGTGGCCCGGTCGGCACATCGCGAGTATGGTCGATCATCCATTGAAGTAAATGGATCTAACGAATTGTTTGAGGGAATTGATAACGACAGTCAGGTTTGGATGTCGCACGGTGATACCATCACCAATCTGCCTTCAAATTTCACTACCATTGCCCATACCAAAGATATTCCTGTGGCGGCCTATCACATTGAAGGGGAGCCTACCTACGGTATTCAATTCCACCCTGAGGTAACGCACAGTGTGCAGGGAAAACAACTGCTACACAACTTTGTAGTAGGGATCTGTGGTGCTAATCAGACCTGGACGCCTGCACAGTTTGTAGAAAGTACCGTTCAGGAATTGAAGGAACAATTAGGAGAGGATAAGGTGGTCATGGGACTCTCCGGAGGCGTGGATTCCTCTGTTGCTGCAGAATTGATCCACAAGGCCATCGGGGCTAACTTGTTTTGCATTTTTGTTGATAATGGCTTGCTTCGTAAAAATGAATTTGAAGATGTGCTGGAGAGCTACCAGCAGATGGGACTGAATGTAAAAGGTGTAGATGCTAAAGATCGGTTCTACAGTGCCTTAGCTGGTTTGACCGATCCCGAAGACAAGCGGAAAGCTATTGGGCGCACGTTTATCGAAGTATTTGACGAAGAAGCTCATCGCATTCAGGAGGTGAAATGGCTAGGACAGGGAACCATTTACCCTGACATCATTGAGTCTGTTTCCGTGGGCGGCCCCTCCGTCACCATCAAATCACATCACAATGTGGGTGGTTTGCCGGAGCGCATGAAATTGAAGGTGGTGGAGCCTTTGAAGACATTGTTCAAGGATGGCGTTCGACGCGTAGGACGCTCTCTGGAAATCCCGGACAACATCCTGGGGCGACACCCATTCCCAGGTCCTGGCCTTGGCATTCGAATTCTCGGGGATATCACGGCGGATAAAGTACAGATACTGCAAGAAGTGGATCATATATTCATCAATGGATTGAAAGAGGAAGGTCTGTACGATGATGTATGGCAAGCCGGAGCGATGTTATTGCCTGTGCAGTCTGTCGGAGTGATGGGGGATGAGCGCACTTACGAGCGAGTAGTAGCATTGCGTGCAGTAAGCAGCCTGGATGGTATGACAGCAGATTGGTGCCATTTGCCGTATGATTTTCTGGGAAGAGTTTCCAATAAGATCATCAATCAGGTAAAAGGGATCAACCGCGTGGTTTATGATATCAGTTCTAAGCCACCGGCAACCATCGAATGGGAATGA